A single Phoenix dactylifera cultivar Barhee BC4 chromosome 1, palm_55x_up_171113_PBpolish2nd_filt_p, whole genome shotgun sequence DNA region contains:
- the LOC103718400 gene encoding dentin sialophosphoprotein-like isoform X2, producing the protein MAYEIPFDLIHRLQSGLRTAAGVPSYNPTDPALPPLASIDDAVAELDTTLPPYLRCKRCRGGLLRGLQSTLCIYCGADRGKEGFSYEISFNSTVGCRKLLESLGLDGSEPVTLETESSDPKGKDTPMGGLVLSDLLDLELKWPLDKEEVDNSSTNNKSPTNAFALKLSGVDLDNFFSEPKIEAASAAPSIPNEQMMPSKQSMKTEIHDFSGSDSMFENLRSSDMKASSFNNKSGEFGDSFTVWEAEFQSANSNTSDSDSKSVDLFQGLSNTKFVTAPRPEVTINWQTDVQNEICSKGNTGKSTYDAGQPSSSNTWIPDDFWPMKTGEVSKSDQFKSKDETNIDELNNNSNYMPDHEVQDDLWPPSSTKESDNTKSINDNDDSIDDWQDFTGWGKAQESSSNLGIQTEPKLSELPSETKSVDLLSPSSTKESGNSKNLDGKNDLFDDWQGFTSLGLSTSGSQARATLVEHPSETKSADLWFTSSTRESDNNENLDGNDDSFDDWQDFTTTGEAVGSLSNLRAQTGATLFEHSSETNSLDLGPMSSTKESDKTENMDGNDNLFDDWQGFASSGNAQGSLSNSGAQTGATLLDHPSETKSVDLQSTKESDKTKAVNGNDDPLDDGQGLISLGETTGSLLSSRAQTGDTLHAYPSNTRLADLQGMEFGSFLHSYSFSQTPGSQNVSSEGNNMPLDVSISNSNKINCENKKILEE; encoded by the exons ATGGCGTACGAGATCCCCTTTGATCTGATCCACCGGCTTCAGTCCGGCCTCCGGACGGCGGCCGGCGTCCCGTCGTACAACCCCACGGACCCGGCGCTGCCGCCCCTCGCCTCGATCGATGATGCGGTGGCGGAGCTCGACACGACCCTGCCCCCCTACCTCCGCTGCAAGCGATGCCGCGGCGGCCTCCTCCGTGGTCTCCAGTCCACTCTCTGCATCTACTGCGGCGCCGACCGGGGGAAGGAAGGCTTCTCCTACgagatttccttcaattctacCGTCGGCTGCCGGAAGCTCCTCGAATCCCTTGGTCTCGATGGATCT GAACCTGTTACTTTGGAAACTGAATCAAGTGATCCTAAGGGCAAGGATACACCAATGGGTGGTTTGGTTTTATCTGATCTTTTGGATTTGGAACTGAAGTGGCCTTTGGATAAGGAGGAAGTTGATAATAGCAGTACAAACAACAAGTCCCCTACCAATGCTTTTGCTTTGAAGTTGTCAGGGGTTGACCTTGATAACTTTTTTTCTGAACCTAAGATAGAGGCAGCTTCTGCTGCTCCTAGCATACCTAATGAACAGATGATGCCAAGCAAGCAAAGCATGAAAACAGAAATTCATGACTTTTCTGGTTCAGATAGTATGTTTGAGAACCTTCGGTCTTCAGACATGAAAGCAAGTTCTTTTAACAATAAAAGTGGTGAATTTGGAGATTCTTTCACAGTTTGGGAGGCCGAGTTTCAAAGTGCTAATTCAAATACTTCTGATTCTGATTCTAAATCAGTCGACCTGTTTCAGGGTTTATCAAATACCAAATTTGTTACTGCACCAAGGCCTGAGGTCACTATCAACTGGCAGACTGATGTACAGAATGAGATATGCAGCAAAGGTAACACAGGAAAATCTACATATGATGCAGGTCAACCTTCCTCAAGTAATACTTGGATTCCAGATGATTTTTGGCCTATGAAAACTGGGGAAGTAAGTAAATCTGATCAGTTCAAGAGCAAAGATGAAACTAATATTGATGAACTGAATAATAACTCAAATTATATGCCAGACCATGAGGTTCAAGATGATCTATGGCCTCCAAGCAGCACAAAGGAATCTGATAATACTAAAAGCATAAATGATAATGATGACTCTATTGATGATTGGCAAGATTTTACCGGCTGGGGCAAGGCACAGgaaagttcatcaaatttggggATACAAACTGAGCCCAAATTGTCTGAGCTACCATCAGAAACAAAGTCAGTGGATCTATTGTCTCCAAGCAGCACAAAGGAGTCTGGCAATTCTAAAAACTTGGACGGTAAGAATGATCTCTTTGATGATTGGCAAGGCTTTACTAGCTTGGGTTTGTCAACTTCAGGGTCACAAGCTAGGGCCACATTGGTTGAGCATCCTTCAGAAACAAAGTCAGCAGATTTATGGTTTACAAGCAGTACAAGGGAGTCTGACAATAATGAAAACCTGGATGGTAATGATGACTCATTTGATGACTGGCAAGACTTTACTACCACAGGTGAAGCAGTGGGAAGTTTATCGAATTTAAGAGCACAAACTGGGGCCACGTTGTTTGAGCATTCCTCAGAAACAAATTCATTGGATCTCGGGCCTATGAGCAGCACCAAGGAGTCTGACAAGACTGAAAACATGGATGGTAATGATAACTTGTTTGATGATTGGCAGGGTTTTGCTAGCTCAGGTAATGCACAGGGAAGTTTATCAAACTCAGGGGCACAAACTGGGGCAACATTGTTGGATCATCCATCAGAAACAAAGTCTGTGGACCTACAGTCTACAAAAGAATCTGACAAAACTAAAGCCGTAAATGGTAATGATGACCCACTTGATGATGGGCAAGGTCTGATCAGCTTGGGTGAAACAACGGGGAGTTTATTGAGTTCAAGGGCACAAACTGGGGATACATTACATGCATATCCTTCGAATACTAGGTTAGCGGATCTACAAGGTATGGAATTTGgcagcttcttgcattcatactCCTTTTCTCAAACACCTGGCAGTCAAAATGTTTCTAGTGAGGGGAACAATATGCCGTTAGATGTTTCAATCTCTAACAG CAATAAAATCAATTGTGAAAATAAGAAGATACTAGAGGAATGA
- the LOC103718400 gene encoding dentin sialophosphoprotein-like isoform X1, whose translation MAYEIPFDLIHRLQSGLRTAAGVPSYNPTDPALPPLASIDDAVAELDTTLPPYLRCKRCRGGLLRGLQSTLCIYCGADRGKEGFSYEISFNSTVGCRKLLESLGLDGSEPVTLETESSDPKGKDTPMGGLVLSDLLDLELKWPLDKEEVDNSSTNNKSPTNAFALKLSGVDLDNFFSEPKIEAASAAPSIPNEQMMPSKQSMKTEIHDFSGSDSMFENLRSSDMKASSFNNKSGEFGDSFTVWEAEFQSANSNTSDSDSKSVDLFQGLSNTKFVTAPRPEVTINWQTDVQNEICSKGNTGKSTYDAGQPSSSNTWIPDDFWPMKTGEVSKSDQFKSKDETNIDELNNNSNYMPDHEVQDDLWPPSSTKESDNTKSINDNDDSIDDWQDFTGWGKAQESSSNLGIQTEPKLSELPSETKSVDLLSPSSTKESGNSKNLDGKNDLFDDWQGFTSLGLSTSGSQARATLVEHPSETKSADLWFTSSTRESDNNENLDGNDDSFDDWQDFTTTGEAVGSLSNLRAQTGATLFEHSSETNSLDLGPMSSTKESDKTENMDGNDNLFDDWQGFASSGNAQGSLSNSGAQTGATLLDHPSETKSVDLQSTKESDKTKAVNGNDDPLDDGQGLISLGETTGSLLSSRAQTGDTLHAYPSNTRLADLQGMEFGSFLHSYSFSQTPGSQNVSSEGNNMPLDVSISNRMSAMHETFGVDSHSSVQGATDINKNSTAALTPESANFKVEELLSQMHDLSFMLEDNLSIPEKTERSDSNS comes from the exons ATGGCGTACGAGATCCCCTTTGATCTGATCCACCGGCTTCAGTCCGGCCTCCGGACGGCGGCCGGCGTCCCGTCGTACAACCCCACGGACCCGGCGCTGCCGCCCCTCGCCTCGATCGATGATGCGGTGGCGGAGCTCGACACGACCCTGCCCCCCTACCTCCGCTGCAAGCGATGCCGCGGCGGCCTCCTCCGTGGTCTCCAGTCCACTCTCTGCATCTACTGCGGCGCCGACCGGGGGAAGGAAGGCTTCTCCTACgagatttccttcaattctacCGTCGGCTGCCGGAAGCTCCTCGAATCCCTTGGTCTCGATGGATCT GAACCTGTTACTTTGGAAACTGAATCAAGTGATCCTAAGGGCAAGGATACACCAATGGGTGGTTTGGTTTTATCTGATCTTTTGGATTTGGAACTGAAGTGGCCTTTGGATAAGGAGGAAGTTGATAATAGCAGTACAAACAACAAGTCCCCTACCAATGCTTTTGCTTTGAAGTTGTCAGGGGTTGACCTTGATAACTTTTTTTCTGAACCTAAGATAGAGGCAGCTTCTGCTGCTCCTAGCATACCTAATGAACAGATGATGCCAAGCAAGCAAAGCATGAAAACAGAAATTCATGACTTTTCTGGTTCAGATAGTATGTTTGAGAACCTTCGGTCTTCAGACATGAAAGCAAGTTCTTTTAACAATAAAAGTGGTGAATTTGGAGATTCTTTCACAGTTTGGGAGGCCGAGTTTCAAAGTGCTAATTCAAATACTTCTGATTCTGATTCTAAATCAGTCGACCTGTTTCAGGGTTTATCAAATACCAAATTTGTTACTGCACCAAGGCCTGAGGTCACTATCAACTGGCAGACTGATGTACAGAATGAGATATGCAGCAAAGGTAACACAGGAAAATCTACATATGATGCAGGTCAACCTTCCTCAAGTAATACTTGGATTCCAGATGATTTTTGGCCTATGAAAACTGGGGAAGTAAGTAAATCTGATCAGTTCAAGAGCAAAGATGAAACTAATATTGATGAACTGAATAATAACTCAAATTATATGCCAGACCATGAGGTTCAAGATGATCTATGGCCTCCAAGCAGCACAAAGGAATCTGATAATACTAAAAGCATAAATGATAATGATGACTCTATTGATGATTGGCAAGATTTTACCGGCTGGGGCAAGGCACAGgaaagttcatcaaatttggggATACAAACTGAGCCCAAATTGTCTGAGCTACCATCAGAAACAAAGTCAGTGGATCTATTGTCTCCAAGCAGCACAAAGGAGTCTGGCAATTCTAAAAACTTGGACGGTAAGAATGATCTCTTTGATGATTGGCAAGGCTTTACTAGCTTGGGTTTGTCAACTTCAGGGTCACAAGCTAGGGCCACATTGGTTGAGCATCCTTCAGAAACAAAGTCAGCAGATTTATGGTTTACAAGCAGTACAAGGGAGTCTGACAATAATGAAAACCTGGATGGTAATGATGACTCATTTGATGACTGGCAAGACTTTACTACCACAGGTGAAGCAGTGGGAAGTTTATCGAATTTAAGAGCACAAACTGGGGCCACGTTGTTTGAGCATTCCTCAGAAACAAATTCATTGGATCTCGGGCCTATGAGCAGCACCAAGGAGTCTGACAAGACTGAAAACATGGATGGTAATGATAACTTGTTTGATGATTGGCAGGGTTTTGCTAGCTCAGGTAATGCACAGGGAAGTTTATCAAACTCAGGGGCACAAACTGGGGCAACATTGTTGGATCATCCATCAGAAACAAAGTCTGTGGACCTACAGTCTACAAAAGAATCTGACAAAACTAAAGCCGTAAATGGTAATGATGACCCACTTGATGATGGGCAAGGTCTGATCAGCTTGGGTGAAACAACGGGGAGTTTATTGAGTTCAAGGGCACAAACTGGGGATACATTACATGCATATCCTTCGAATACTAGGTTAGCGGATCTACAAGGTATGGAATTTGgcagcttcttgcattcatactCCTTTTCTCAAACACCTGGCAGTCAAAATGTTTCTAGTGAGGGGAACAATATGCCGTTAGATGTTTCAATCTCTAACAG GATGAGTGCAATGCATGAGACATTTGGTGTGGATTCCCATTCTTCTGTGCAAGGGGCCACTGATATTAATAAGAATTCTACTGCTGCTTTAACTCCAGAATCTGCCAATTTCAAAGTTGAGGAACTGTTATCTCAGATGCATGACCTCTCTTTCATGCTTGAGGACAACCTTTCAATTCCCGAGAAGACTGAGAGATCTGACTCCAATTCCTGA